A stretch of the Mesorhizobium huakuii genome encodes the following:
- a CDS encoding aldehyde dehydrogenase family protein yields the protein MHFSPDRPTFFVNPDYRPMAGVSKPVIDPATLETVGAIAAASDGEIDAAVAAATKAQAAWKKLDAKSRAKHLHVVANAIEAADFTRCAELMVREMGKPYPEAIGEIANCAPIFRYYAEMARDDAGKIAGTTQAGSFQYARYEPYGVSVHIMPYNFPILLMCWTVAASLAAGNACIVKPAEATTLSTLDYMAVFRSLPEGLVSCLPGGAATAQTLITSDRTHAVAFTGSVAAGKAVAVACAERMKPCVIEAGGSDPLIISEHAPLDIAAAGSVTAAFHLTGQVCTSAERFFVVDAVHDRFVELFAERTRALRIGNGMDKTEIGPLVSEAARAKVMRLVDDAIAHGAKAVTGGRIPLAHNTGWFYEPTILTGVTPDMAIVREECFGPVAAICRVKDFDEAIRLANDSPFGLGASVFTTDLAEAHEAAERLEAGMVWVNNPLIDNDALPFGGWKASGLGRELGRQGLDAFRRSKMVIIDHKPAIQDWWYPYPDSWFRETGGRKHV from the coding sequence ATGCATTTCTCCCCTGACCGGCCGACCTTCTTCGTCAATCCGGACTACCGGCCGATGGCCGGCGTAAGCAAACCGGTGATCGATCCGGCGACGCTGGAAACGGTCGGCGCGATCGCGGCGGCCAGCGACGGCGAGATCGACGCGGCGGTCGCTGCGGCAACCAAGGCGCAAGCCGCCTGGAAAAAGCTCGATGCCAAGAGCCGGGCAAAACACCTCCATGTCGTCGCCAACGCCATCGAGGCGGCCGATTTCACGCGCTGCGCCGAACTGATGGTGCGCGAGATGGGCAAGCCCTATCCCGAAGCGATCGGCGAGATCGCCAATTGCGCGCCGATCTTCCGTTACTATGCCGAGATGGCGCGGGACGATGCCGGCAAGATCGCCGGCACGACGCAGGCCGGCTCGTTCCAGTATGCGCGCTACGAGCCCTATGGCGTCTCCGTCCACATCATGCCTTACAATTTCCCGATCCTGTTGATGTGCTGGACGGTGGCCGCCTCGCTTGCCGCCGGCAATGCCTGCATCGTCAAGCCGGCCGAGGCGACGACGCTGTCGACACTGGACTACATGGCCGTGTTCCGCTCCCTGCCCGAAGGCCTCGTCTCCTGCCTGCCCGGTGGGGCGGCCACGGCGCAGACTCTGATCACTTCCGATCGCACCCACGCGGTCGCCTTCACCGGCTCGGTCGCTGCCGGCAAGGCGGTGGCTGTCGCTTGCGCCGAACGCATGAAGCCTTGCGTCATCGAGGCCGGCGGCAGCGATCCGCTGATCATCAGTGAGCATGCCCCGCTCGACATAGCCGCGGCGGGCAGCGTCACCGCCGCCTTCCATCTGACCGGCCAGGTATGCACCTCGGCCGAGCGCTTCTTCGTCGTCGATGCCGTGCATGATCGTTTCGTCGAATTGTTTGCCGAAAGGACACGTGCACTGCGCATCGGCAACGGCATGGACAAGACCGAGATCGGGCCACTGGTCAGCGAAGCGGCCCGGGCCAAGGTCATGCGCCTTGTGGACGACGCCATTGCCCACGGCGCCAAAGCCGTCACCGGCGGACGCATTCCGCTGGCGCACAACACCGGCTGGTTCTACGAACCGACCATCCTGACCGGCGTCACCCCTGACATGGCGATCGTGCGCGAAGAGTGCTTTGGCCCGGTCGCCGCCATCTGCCGGGTGAAGGATTTCGACGAGGCGATCCGGCTTGCCAATGACAGCCCATTCGGCCTCGGCGCTTCCGTCTTCACCACCGATCTCGCCGAAGCGCATGAGGCGGCCGAACGGCTCGAGGCCGGCATGGTCTGGGTCAACAATCCGCTGATCGACAATGACGCCTTGCCGTTCGGCGGCTGGAAGGCATCAGGCCTCGGCCGCGAGCTGGGACGGCAGGGGCTCGACGCCTTCCGCCGCTCGAAAATGGTCATCATCGACCACAAGCCGGCGATCCAGGACTGGTGGTATCCCTACCCCGACAGCTGGTTCCGCGAGACCGGCGGCCGCAAGCACGTCTGA
- a CDS encoding SDR family NAD(P)-dependent oxidoreductase, producing MILKDRIAVVTGAGSGIGRAGAMIMAREGAKVIIADRDQASGEATASDIRATGGQAEAIATDVSDDAAVDELITGTLGRYGRIDILHNHAGIQVGGTLTEVETEGMDASWRINVRAQFLAAKIVMPSMVAQGGGVILNTASNSGVFYDREMIAYATSKHAVVAMTRQMSLDYARHNVRVNALCPGWVDTPFNEPFIAQMGGREAIETYVRTKIPMGRWASADEIAEAILFLVSDRSSFMTGQALVIDGGESIG from the coding sequence ATGATCCTCAAAGACCGCATCGCCGTGGTGACAGGCGCCGGTTCCGGCATCGGCCGCGCCGGCGCCATGATCATGGCCAGGGAAGGCGCGAAGGTGATCATCGCTGACAGGGATCAGGCCAGCGGCGAGGCGACAGCTTCCGACATCCGCGCGACGGGTGGGCAGGCGGAGGCCATCGCCACCGATGTCTCGGACGACGCGGCGGTGGACGAGCTGATTACCGGCACGCTCGGCAGATATGGCCGCATCGACATCCTGCACAATCATGCCGGCATCCAGGTCGGCGGGACGCTGACCGAGGTCGAGACCGAAGGCATGGATGCCTCCTGGCGGATCAATGTGCGGGCGCAGTTCCTGGCGGCAAAGATCGTGATGCCGTCGATGGTGGCGCAAGGCGGTGGCGTCATCCTCAACACGGCTTCCAATTCGGGCGTGTTCTACGACCGCGAGATGATCGCCTATGCGACATCGAAACACGCGGTGGTGGCAATGACGCGGCAGATGTCGCTCGACTACGCCCGCCACAATGTGCGCGTCAACGCGCTCTGCCCGGGCTGGGTCGACACGCCGTTCAACGAACCGTTCATCGCCCAGATGGGTGGGCGTGAGGCGATCGAAACCTATGTCCGCACCAAGATCCCGATGGGGCGCTGGGCGAGCGCGGACGAAATCGCCGAGGCGATCCTGTTCCTGGTCTCCGACCGCTCATCCTTCATGACCGGCCAGGCGCTGGTGATCGACGGCGGCGAAAGCATCGGCTGA
- a CDS encoding ABC transporter permease has translation MRAFVTAVFAFLYLPIALVVLFSFNAGRHASEFTGFSVQWYGTALSNPFLVEALKNSLFIATTSALLAAVCGTAAALGLARVGMRTRAVFDALLGAAIVVPGVVIGISTLVALVQLFGVVNPFLASIWPGDQPPKLSLGYGSIIAAHGLFSMALVTMIVGTRLGSLDRNLVEASSDLYATPLTTFRSIVLPQIMPAVVAGFLLAFTFSFDDFIVAFFVAGAQTTLPIYVFASIRRGVTPEINAIATIVLVASVLLVVLAQWQLRQRKPSN, from the coding sequence ATGCGTGCCTTCGTCACCGCCGTTTTTGCCTTCCTCTATCTGCCGATCGCGCTGGTCGTGCTGTTCTCCTTCAATGCCGGCCGCCATGCCAGCGAGTTCACCGGCTTCTCGGTGCAGTGGTACGGCACGGCGCTGTCGAACCCGTTCCTGGTCGAAGCGCTGAAGAACAGCCTGTTCATCGCCACCACCAGTGCGCTTCTGGCGGCGGTGTGTGGCACGGCCGCTGCGCTCGGCCTGGCGCGCGTGGGTATGCGGACCCGCGCCGTCTTCGACGCGCTGCTGGGTGCCGCGATCGTCGTTCCCGGCGTCGTTATCGGCATCTCGACGCTGGTCGCGCTTGTCCAGCTGTTCGGCGTGGTCAATCCATTCCTCGCCTCGATCTGGCCGGGCGATCAGCCGCCCAAGCTGTCGCTTGGCTATGGGTCGATCATTGCCGCGCATGGCCTGTTCTCAATGGCGCTGGTGACGATGATCGTCGGCACGCGGCTCGGCAGCCTCGACCGCAATCTGGTCGAGGCCTCGAGCGATCTCTACGCCACGCCGCTGACGACGTTCCGTTCGATCGTCCTGCCGCAGATCATGCCGGCGGTGGTTGCCGGCTTCCTGCTTGCCTTCACCTTCTCCTTCGACGATTTCATCGTCGCCTTCTTCGTCGCCGGCGCGCAGACGACGCTGCCGATCTATGTCTTCGCCTCGATCCGGCGCGGCGTGACGCCTGAAATCAACGCCATCGCGACGATCGTGCTCGTCGCCTCGGTCCTGCTCGTGGTGCTTGCCCAATGGCAGCTGCGCCAGCGCAAGCCGTCCAACTGA